One stretch of Kogia breviceps isolate mKogBre1 chromosome 18, mKogBre1 haplotype 1, whole genome shotgun sequence DNA includes these proteins:
- the LOC136793068 gene encoding guanine nucleotide exchange factor subunit RIC1-like — STHPSIHPSTHPPTHPSIHPPIHPPIHPSTHPSIHPPTHPSTHPSIHPPIYPSIHPCTHPSIHPSMHPSIHPSTHPPIHPSIHPSIHPSIYPSTHPSIHPSIHPSIHPSTHLSIHPSTHPSIHPSTHPPIHPSMHPPIHPSIHPSIHPPTHPSIHPSMHPSIHPSMHPPIHPSIHHIFLKNRQFIFIKTYSSCLAGG; from the coding sequence tccacccatccatccatccatccatccacccatccacccacccacccatccatccacccacccatccacccacccatccatccatccacccacccatccatccatccacccacccatccatccacccatccatccatccatccacccatctacccatccatccatccatgcacccatccatccatccatccatccatgcacccatccatccatccatccacccatccacccatccatccatccatccatccatccatccatccatccatctacccatccacccacccatccatccacccatccatccacccatccatccacccatccacccatctatccatccacccatccacccacccatccatccatccatccacccatccacccatccatccatccatgcacccacccatccatccatccatccacccatccatccatccacccacccatccatccatccatccatccatgcatccatccatccatccatccatgcacccacccatccatccatccatccaccatatctttttaaaaaatcgacAGTTCATATTTATCAAAACTTACTCTTCATGCCTTGCTGGAGGTTGA